A single region of the Aurantiacibacter sp. MUD11 genome encodes:
- a CDS encoding MarR family winged helix-turn-helix transcriptional regulator yields MDRAKAVYADGPEAASDGKAVEELTGLLGPMAEEATRIVEAFALGARSSDGVTGAGNTVPPEFSTRLSIILNGLAPEAETHRAGRDDPPNVIQQDLWQLLYKVRESAELSYAREIDLVELDRRILFLLRSQGALVPADISSAVGVDKAQVSRSVKRLLELKMVERDQIRAPVSLTRKGTALSDRLLRLAELRNRELTFDIGDEELAQFFAVIEKLLHRAVMLYEQERALSQGEVKSLNPFAIDPAYEPSSGHPIVIERGRIISPLMTLSAYFSRSGALTFKRLTNLSNFESWVLNEIALDAPIDWNTLVSRLDRDHSQAGRTVRALVERGLIERAGQPGRRHGKFSPTAEGQRLFEIIQEASRQRSAFLMAPLSMPEREQFLATFEKVRRNAVVQLERERTFDELDQK; encoded by the coding sequence ATGGATCGCGCGAAGGCGGTCTATGCCGACGGACCGGAAGCGGCGAGCGATGGCAAGGCCGTCGAGGAACTGACCGGCTTGCTCGGTCCGATGGCCGAAGAGGCAACGCGGATCGTCGAGGCCTTCGCTCTCGGTGCCCGTTCCAGCGACGGGGTCACGGGGGCGGGCAACACTGTCCCGCCGGAGTTTTCCACCCGGCTGTCGATCATTCTCAACGGTTTGGCGCCAGAGGCGGAAACCCACCGGGCAGGGCGCGACGATCCGCCCAATGTCATCCAGCAGGACCTGTGGCAGCTGCTCTACAAGGTGCGCGAGAGCGCGGAACTCTCCTACGCCCGCGAGATCGACCTGGTCGAACTCGATCGGCGTATCCTGTTCCTGTTGCGGAGCCAGGGCGCGCTGGTGCCGGCCGACATTTCCAGTGCGGTCGGCGTCGACAAGGCGCAGGTGAGCCGCTCGGTGAAGCGGCTGCTGGAACTGAAGATGGTCGAGCGCGACCAGATCCGCGCTCCCGTCAGCCTGACCCGCAAGGGCACCGCATTAAGCGATCGCCTGTTGCGCCTGGCCGAGCTGCGCAACCGCGAGCTGACTTTCGATATCGGCGACGAGGAGCTGGCACAGTTCTTCGCGGTGATTGAAAAGCTGCTGCACCGCGCGGTCATGCTCTACGAGCAGGAGCGGGCGCTGAGCCAGGGCGAGGTGAAGTCGCTCAATCCGTTCGCCATCGATCCGGCCTATGAGCCAAGTTCGGGTCATCCCATCGTGATCGAGCGCGGACGGATCATCTCACCGCTGATGACGCTTTCCGCCTACTTCAGCCGCAGTGGAGCTTTGACCTTCAAGCGCCTGACGAACCTGTCGAATTTCGAGAGTTGGGTGCTGAACGAAATCGCCCTCGACGCGCCGATCGACTGGAACACGCTGGTCTCCAGGCTGGACCGCGACCACAGTCAGGCGGGACGCACGGTCCGCGCCTTGGTCGAGCGTGGTCTGATCGAGCGCGCTGGTCAGCCAGGCCGCCGTCACGGCAAGTTCAGCCCGACGGCCGAGGGGCAGCGCCTTTTCGAAATCATCCAGGAGGCCAGTCGCCAGCGCAGCGCCTTCCTGATGGCCCCGCTGTCCATGCCGGAACGCGAACAGTTCCTGGCAACCTTTGAAAAAGTCAGGCGAAATGCCGTCGTGCAGCTCGAGCGCGAGCGCACCTTCGACGAACTCGACCAGAAATAA
- a CDS encoding TadE/TadG family type IV pilus assembly protein, translated as MRALALQLVRDDEGVTVAEFALLAPVLCMTLMGLFDLTYNFYADTMIEGAVQEAARDSTIEGYATNPAALDRAVERAVHNVVPGATLSFSRKAYTNYIDIGEPEEFTDTNSDGTCNDNEPFEDSNGNGQWDQDRSKSGSSGARDAVLYEVSATFDRAFPLPSLLAMDPEVTVRATTVLRNQPYSLQDTSVRVGNCL; from the coding sequence ATGCGCGCGCTGGCTCTCCAATTGGTCCGCGACGACGAGGGCGTGACGGTAGCCGAGTTCGCGCTGCTGGCCCCGGTGCTGTGCATGACGCTGATGGGGCTGTTCGACCTGACCTACAATTTCTACGCCGATACGATGATCGAAGGCGCAGTGCAGGAAGCCGCCCGCGATTCCACCATCGAAGGCTATGCCACCAATCCTGCCGCGCTGGACCGGGCGGTGGAGCGCGCGGTGCATAACGTTGTGCCCGGCGCGACGCTCAGCTTCAGCCGCAAGGCCTACACCAACTACATCGACATCGGCGAACCGGAGGAGTTCACCGACACAAACAGCGACGGCACCTGCAACGACAACGAGCCGTTCGAGGATTCCAACGGCAATGGCCAGTGGGACCAGGACCGGTCCAAGTCCGGCAGCAGCGGCGCCCGCGATGCGGTGCTGTACGAGGTTTCGGCGACTTTCGACCGCGCCTTCCCCCTCCCGAGCCTGTTGGCCATGGACCCGGAAGTGACGGTGCGGGCGACCACGGTCTTGCGTAACCAGCCCTACAGCCTGCAGGACACCTCGGTGCGCGTGGGGAATTGCCTATGA
- the pdhA gene encoding pyruvate dehydrogenase (acetyl-transferring) E1 component subunit alpha — MAKASSSTSGKSKRAPAKNPATSGDNGEEFALRSLQDALEKSKRYKASAEELMHFYEQMLLIRRFEEKAGQLYGLGLIGGFCHLYIGQEAVAIGLQSALDNDRDSVITGYRDHGHMLAYGIDPKVIMAELTGRAAGISKGKGGSMHMFSTEHKFYGGHGIVGAQVALGGGLALAHQYNEDGGLCLAYFGDGAANQGQVYETFNMAALWNLPIVFVVENNQYAMGTAVKRSSAETEFYRRGTAFRIPGMDVNGMDVLEVRQAAEIAFKHVRDGNGPVLMECNTYRYRGHSMSDPAKYRTREEVQDQREKNDPIERVKKDLGAAGIDEDKLKEIDKAIRAQVSEAADFAESSPEPDASELYTEVLVGEY; from the coding sequence TTGGCCAAAGCCTCCAGCTCCACCAGCGGAAAAAGCAAGCGCGCACCCGCGAAAAACCCTGCAACTTCGGGCGATAACGGCGAGGAATTCGCGCTCCGCTCGCTGCAGGACGCACTGGAGAAGAGCAAACGCTACAAGGCCAGCGCTGAAGAGCTGATGCACTTCTACGAGCAGATGCTGCTCATCCGTCGATTCGAGGAGAAAGCCGGCCAGCTTTACGGCCTCGGCCTGATCGGCGGTTTCTGCCACCTCTACATCGGCCAGGAAGCCGTCGCCATCGGCCTGCAGTCCGCGCTCGACAACGACCGCGACAGCGTCATCACCGGCTACCGCGACCATGGCCACATGCTGGCCTACGGTATCGACCCGAAGGTCATCATGGCCGAGCTGACCGGCCGCGCTGCCGGCATCTCCAAGGGCAAGGGCGGCTCGATGCACATGTTCAGCACCGAGCATAAGTTCTACGGCGGCCACGGCATCGTCGGCGCGCAGGTCGCGCTGGGTGGCGGCCTTGCCCTCGCGCACCAGTATAACGAGGACGGGGGCCTGTGCCTCGCCTACTTCGGTGACGGTGCGGCCAACCAGGGCCAGGTCTACGAGACCTTCAACATGGCCGCGCTGTGGAACCTGCCGATCGTCTTCGTGGTGGAGAACAACCAGTACGCCATGGGCACGGCGGTGAAGCGCTCCAGCGCGGAGACCGAGTTCTACCGCCGCGGCACGGCCTTCCGCATCCCCGGCATGGACGTGAACGGGATGGACGTGCTGGAAGTGCGCCAGGCTGCCGAAATCGCCTTCAAGCACGTGCGCGACGGCAACGGCCCGGTGCTGATGGAATGCAACACCTATCGCTATCGCGGTCACTCCATGTCCGATCCGGCCAAGTACCGGACGCGCGAGGAAGTGCAGGACCAGCGTGAGAAGAACGACCCGATCGAGCGCGTGAAGAAGGATCTTGGCGCCGCCGGTATTGACGAGGACAAGTTGAAAGAGATCGACAAGGCCATTCGCGCCCAGGTTTCCGAAGCCGCCGACTTCGCCGAAAGCTCTCCCGAGCCCGATGCGAGCGAACTCTACACCGAAGTCCTGGTCGGGGAGTATTGA
- a CDS encoding pyruvate dehydrogenase complex E1 component subunit beta, protein MAIELKMPALSPTMEEGTLAKWLVKEGDTVSAGDVLAEIETDKATMEFESIDEGTVGKILVPEGTEEVKVGTVIAILAGEGEDVSDAAPAAAPEAAEAAPEAPAAAAAEKPAAKERAADPDIPAGTNMVKLTVREALRDGMAEEMRRDERVFVMGEEVAEYQGAYKVTQGLLDEFGPKRVIDTPITEYGFAGIGTGAAMGGLRPIVEFMTFNFAMQAIDHIINSAAKTNYMSGGQMRCPVVFRGPNGAASRVGAQHSQNYGPWYASVPGLIVIAPYDASDAKGLMKAAIRSDDPVVFLENELVYGQSFEVAQLDDHVLPIGKARIMREGSDVTIVAYSIAVGVALEAAEELAEQGIDAEVIDLRTLRPLDTATILESLAKTNRLVIAEEGWPTCSIASEVIAVCMEEGFDHLDAPVLRVCNEDVPLPYAANLEKLALIDKDKVVVACRKVTYKD, encoded by the coding sequence ATGGCTATCGAACTCAAGATGCCCGCCCTCTCGCCCACCATGGAAGAGGGCACGCTGGCCAAGTGGCTGGTGAAGGAAGGCGATACGGTTTCCGCCGGCGACGTGCTGGCCGAGATCGAGACCGACAAGGCGACGATGGAATTCGAATCCATCGACGAAGGCACCGTCGGCAAGATCCTGGTTCCCGAGGGAACCGAAGAGGTGAAGGTCGGCACGGTCATCGCCATCCTGGCAGGTGAGGGGGAGGACGTGTCCGACGCAGCCCCCGCGGCTGCCCCGGAAGCTGCCGAAGCCGCGCCGGAAGCACCTGCTGCCGCTGCAGCCGAGAAGCCCGCCGCGAAGGAACGCGCTGCAGACCCGGATATCCCCGCAGGCACCAATATGGTGAAGCTGACGGTGCGCGAGGCCCTGCGCGACGGCATGGCCGAAGAAATGCGCCGCGACGAACGCGTGTTCGTGATGGGTGAGGAAGTTGCCGAGTACCAAGGCGCCTACAAGGTGACCCAGGGCCTGCTCGACGAATTCGGCCCGAAGCGCGTGATCGACACGCCGATTACCGAGTACGGCTTTGCCGGCATCGGCACTGGCGCGGCCATGGGCGGCCTGCGTCCGATCGTCGAGTTCATGACCTTCAACTTCGCCATGCAGGCGATCGACCACATCATCAACTCGGCGGCCAAGACCAATTACATGTCTGGCGGCCAGATGCGTTGCCCGGTAGTGTTCCGCGGCCCCAACGGCGCGGCCAGCCGTGTCGGCGCACAGCACAGCCAGAACTACGGTCCGTGGTACGCCAGCGTGCCGGGCCTTATCGTGATCGCCCCCTATGACGCGTCTGACGCGAAGGGCCTGATGAAAGCCGCCATCCGTTCGGACGATCCGGTGGTCTTCCTCGAGAACGAGCTGGTCTACGGCCAGAGCTTCGAAGTGGCCCAGCTCGACGACCATGTCCTGCCGATCGGCAAGGCGCGCATCATGCGCGAGGGTTCCGACGTCACCATCGTGGCCTATTCCATCGCCGTGGGCGTGGCCCTGGAAGCCGCCGAGGAACTGGCGGAACAGGGTATCGACGCCGAGGTGATCGACCTGCGCACGCTGCGTCCGCTCGACACCGCGACGATCCTCGAAAGCCTGGCCAAGACCAACCGCCTGGTCATTGCCGAAGAGGGCTGGCCGACCTGTTCGATCGCTTCCGAAGTGATCGCCGTGTGCATGGAGGAAGGCTTCGACCACCTCGACGCACCGGTGCTGCGCGTGTGCAACGAGGACGTGCCGCTGCCCTATGCGGCGAACCTCGAAAAGCTGGCGCTGATCGACAAGGACAAGGTCGTCGTCGCCTGCCGCAAGGTGACCTACAAGGATTGA
- a CDS encoding TadE/TadG family type IV pilus assembly protein produces the protein MMLALPRMLRRLARHSSGVAMTEFALVFPFLLGLGLMGMETANRVLVQMKVSQLASQIADNAARIGEQSMLEDRKIYEGDINDLFYGAHLQGGQSIDLYEHGRVILSSLEVVPGTDGQQYIHWQRCVGNKEVNSSYGVEGDGRNTDDFPGMGPAGEEVIAFDDEAVMFVEISYDYQSLIGAPFTFNDGTIHVIASYPVRADRDLTQIYQHDQSNPDPMAECSAYGGINYATG, from the coding sequence ATGATGCTCGCCCTCCCCCGCATGCTGCGCCGTCTTGCCCGGCATAGCTCCGGCGTGGCGATGACCGAGTTCGCGCTGGTGTTCCCGTTCCTGCTCGGCCTCGGCCTGATGGGCATGGAAACGGCCAATCGCGTGCTGGTGCAGATGAAGGTGTCGCAGCTCGCCAGCCAGATTGCCGACAACGCGGCACGGATCGGTGAACAGTCGATGCTGGAAGACCGCAAGATCTACGAAGGCGACATCAACGACCTGTTCTACGGTGCGCACCTGCAGGGCGGCCAGAGCATCGATCTTTACGAACATGGCCGCGTCATCCTGAGCAGTCTCGAAGTGGTCCCCGGCACCGACGGCCAGCAATACATCCATTGGCAACGCTGCGTGGGCAACAAGGAAGTCAACAGCTCCTACGGCGTCGAAGGGGATGGCAGGAATACAGATGACTTCCCCGGCATGGGACCAGCCGGAGAGGAGGTTATCGCCTTCGATGACGAGGCAGTGATGTTCGTGGAGATCAGCTACGACTACCAGTCGCTGATCGGTGCGCCATTCACCTTCAATGACGGCACCATCCACGTCATCGCCAGCTATCCCGTGCGTGCCGATCGGGACCTGACGCAGATCTACCAGCACGACCAGTCGAACCCCGACCCGATGGCGGAGTGCAGCGCCTACGGCGGCATCAACTACGCGACCGGCTGA
- the hppD gene encoding 4-hydroxyphenylpyruvate dioxygenase, whose protein sequence is MTDLFENPIGLDGFEFVEFCAPEKGVIEPVFQAMGFTHVANHRSKDVQLWRQGQINLIANYEPRSAAWFFAREHGPSACGMGFRVKDAAKAYSELLARGAEPVQVETGPMELRIPAIRGIGGAIVYLIDRYQDDAGNGLSIYDIDFEYLDGVEKYPEGAGFNVIDHLTHNVYTGRMSYWADYYERLFNFREIRFFDIKGEYTGLTSKALTAPDGKIRIPLNEEGEGGKGQIEEFLREFNGEGIQHIALICDDLVTAWDKLKDFGVPFMTAPPATYYEMLDERLPGHGEDVEALKMRGILLDGTTEGGSPRLLLQIFAEAQVGPVFFEFIQRKGDEGFGEGNFKALFESMERDQIRRGVLDVEDAKTVDA, encoded by the coding sequence ATGACTGATCTCTTCGAAAACCCCATCGGCCTCGACGGCTTTGAATTCGTCGAATTCTGCGCTCCCGAAAAGGGCGTCATCGAACCCGTGTTCCAGGCCATGGGCTTCACCCATGTGGCCAACCACCGGTCCAAGGACGTGCAGCTGTGGCGACAGGGGCAGATCAACCTGATCGCCAATTACGAGCCGCGTAGTGCGGCCTGGTTCTTCGCCCGCGAACACGGCCCGTCGGCCTGCGGCATGGGCTTCCGTGTGAAGGACGCCGCCAAGGCCTATTCCGAACTGCTCGCGCGCGGCGCGGAGCCGGTGCAGGTCGAAACCGGTCCGATGGAACTGCGCATCCCCGCCATCCGCGGCATCGGCGGCGCGATCGTCTACCTGATCGACCGCTATCAGGATGACGCAGGCAACGGCCTGTCCATCTACGACATCGACTTCGAATACCTCGACGGTGTGGAGAAGTACCCGGAAGGCGCCGGCTTCAATGTCATCGATCACCTGACGCACAACGTCTATACCGGCCGCATGTCCTACTGGGCGGATTACTACGAGCGGCTGTTCAACTTCCGCGAAATCCGCTTCTTCGACATCAAGGGCGAATACACCGGCCTGACGTCCAAGGCGCTGACCGCGCCCGACGGCAAGATCCGCATCCCGCTCAACGAGGAAGGCGAAGGCGGCAAGGGCCAGATCGAGGAATTCCTGCGCGAATTCAACGGCGAAGGCATCCAGCATATCGCGCTGATCTGCGACGACCTCGTGACGGCATGGGACAAGCTGAAGGACTTCGGCGTGCCCTTCATGACCGCCCCGCCCGCGACCTATTACGAGATGCTCGACGAACGCCTGCCCGGCCATGGCGAGGACGTCGAAGCGCTCAAGATGCGCGGCATCCTGCTGGATGGTACGACCGAAGGCGGCAGCCCTCGCCTGCTGCTGCAGATATTCGCTGAGGCGCAGGTCGGCCCGGTGTTCTTCGAATTCATCCAGCGCAAGGGTGACGAGGGCTTCGGCGAAGGCAACTTCAAGGCCCTGTTCGAGAGCATGGAGCGCGACCAGATTCGCCGCGGCGTGCTCGATGTTGAGGATGCCAAGACGGTCGACGCCTGA
- a CDS encoding septum formation initiator family protein, with translation MNALAHRRDIIRERIVNTVALLVLMLIGGLALIGPSGILAWGEHSSRLEEHEARIAQLQERRAELANRVALLDPQNVDADYADELVRHNLNVAHPDEFVVELEPID, from the coding sequence ATGAACGCACTCGCTCACCGCAGGGACATCATTCGCGAAAGGATCGTGAATACTGTCGCCCTGCTGGTGCTGATGTTGATCGGCGGTCTCGCCCTGATCGGCCCTTCCGGAATCCTCGCCTGGGGCGAACACTCGTCGCGCCTCGAAGAGCACGAGGCGCGCATCGCCCAATTGCAGGAGCGCCGGGCGGAACTGGCCAACCGCGTCGCACTGCTCGATCCGCAGAATGTCGATGCCGACTATGCCGACGAACTGGTGCGCCATAACCTCAATGTGGCCCACCCGGACGAGTTCGTCGTCGAGCTCGAACCGATCGACTGA
- a CDS encoding Tad domain-containing protein, with product MAGYVSALIPSLREPASRFLKRLARNSAGNVAAMLAAALFPLLALIGGGVDMGRGYLAHSRLQQACDAGVLAARQRLGSSVAVDGVVPEDVAATGQRFFNINFRNGVYGTENRAFQMTLEENFAISGEARVDVPTTLMQVFGHETMDIVVDCEAILNFSDLDVMMVLDVTGSMRRRNPGDSLSRLDSVKAVIRRFHAQIEASKAAGTEIRYGFVPYAANVNVGGLLRDEWMVDSWTYQGREDTGVTIPNEELGRTYTRNWRYVSGQRSNWTTVSTYAATWVESSSVDSSGYYRCAGGQPQNQWSYTESETGDPRQEVQGDPEAVLFITPMERVMNGTRYRTTRSGTTCQVQAQTDTNYVQTYEQVREVPNFDRPMWLYTPVTRDVSNWRSEVGGCIEERDTYQITDYANVDFSRALDLDIDLVPQAGNPSTQWRPRYPDEIYIRRIETNGSGDFDTRDHRTTKEYVAPGNYWFSDCPPAARKLDEMDADELDSYLATLHANGATYHDIGMIWGGRLISPTGIFASENADPATGARSRHLIWMTDGQTEPYDLSYGTYGVDGLDQRRWDPDDSSITLTETIENRFSVACDQVKNRNVTVWVVAFGTSLTDLMTQCAGEGHYFQASNAAELNAAFEAIARSISELRISN from the coding sequence ATGGCAGGATACGTGAGCGCCCTGATTCCCTCGCTGCGCGAGCCTGCCTCGCGTTTCCTGAAACGCCTCGCGCGTAACAGTGCGGGTAACGTCGCTGCCATGCTGGCCGCGGCGCTGTTTCCGTTGCTGGCGCTGATTGGCGGCGGGGTGGACATGGGGCGCGGATATCTCGCTCATTCACGGCTCCAGCAGGCCTGCGATGCCGGCGTGCTGGCCGCCCGCCAACGGCTGGGTTCCAGCGTCGCCGTGGACGGAGTGGTGCCAGAGGACGTCGCAGCCACCGGCCAGCGCTTCTTCAACATCAATTTCCGCAACGGCGTTTACGGTACGGAGAACCGCGCGTTCCAGATGACGCTGGAGGAGAACTTCGCGATTTCCGGTGAAGCCCGTGTCGACGTGCCGACCACGCTGATGCAGGTGTTCGGGCACGAGACAATGGACATTGTCGTCGACTGCGAGGCGATCCTGAACTTCAGCGACCTCGACGTGATGATGGTGCTGGACGTTACCGGCTCCATGCGCCGCAGAAATCCGGGCGACAGCCTGTCGCGGCTCGACTCCGTGAAGGCGGTTATCCGCCGGTTCCACGCGCAGATCGAGGCCAGCAAGGCCGCAGGGACAGAGATCCGCTACGGCTTCGTGCCCTATGCCGCCAACGTCAACGTGGGCGGGCTGCTGCGCGACGAATGGATGGTGGACAGCTGGACCTACCAGGGCCGCGAGGACACGGGCGTCACGATCCCGAACGAGGAGTTGGGGCGCACCTACACGCGCAACTGGCGCTACGTTTCGGGTCAACGCTCGAACTGGACGACGGTCAGCACATATGCCGCCACCTGGGTGGAATCGAGCAGTGTCGATAGCTCCGGGTACTATCGGTGCGCGGGCGGACAACCTCAGAACCAGTGGTCCTATACTGAGAGCGAGACCGGGGATCCCCGGCAGGAAGTCCAGGGCGATCCGGAGGCCGTGCTGTTCATCACGCCGATGGAGCGGGTGATGAACGGCACGCGCTATCGCACAACGCGTAGCGGCACCACCTGCCAGGTGCAGGCGCAGACCGACACGAATTACGTGCAAACTTACGAACAGGTCCGCGAAGTGCCGAACTTCGACCGGCCGATGTGGCTCTACACCCCCGTGACGCGCGACGTCAGCAACTGGCGTTCGGAAGTTGGCGGCTGCATCGAGGAACGCGATACCTACCAGATCACCGACTATGCGAATGTCGATTTCAGCCGCGCGCTGGACCTGGATATCGACCTGGTGCCGCAGGCCGGCAACCCCTCGACCCAGTGGCGCCCGCGCTATCCTGACGAGATCTACATCCGCCGGATCGAGACCAACGGCAGCGGCGATTTCGACACGCGCGACCATCGCACCACCAAGGAGTATGTGGCGCCGGGCAACTACTGGTTCTCGGATTGTCCTCCCGCCGCGCGCAAGCTGGACGAAATGGATGCCGACGAACTCGACTCCTATCTCGCTACGCTGCACGCCAATGGGGCAACCTATCACGATATCGGCATGATCTGGGGTGGGCGGCTGATCTCCCCCACGGGCATCTTCGCCTCCGAGAATGCCGACCCGGCCACCGGCGCGCGCAGCCGTCACCTGATCTGGATGACCGATGGGCAGACCGAGCCTTACGATCTTTCCTATGGCACCTACGGGGTCGATGGCCTCGACCAGCGTCGGTGGGATCCTGATGATTCCAGCATCACGCTGACGGAAACGATCGAGAACCGCTTTTCCGTGGCTTGCGACCAGGTGAAGAACCGCAATGTCACGGTCTGGGTGGTTGCCTTCGGCACGTCGCTGACCGATCTGATGACCCAGTGTGCGGGTGAAGGGCATTATTTCCAGGCATCCAATGCCGCAGAGCTGAACGCGGCTTTCGAGGCAATTGCCAGGTCGATCAGCGAGCTGAGGATTTCGAACTGA